The DNA sequence TTGTGGAAATAAAAAACGCCGCCGTCGGCGAAGGCAGCAAAATACCGCATCTCAGCTATGTCGGGGACGCGATCATCGGCAACGGGGTGAACTTTGGCTGCGGCGCGATTACCGTCAATTACGACGGTTACCATAAACATTTGACCGAGGTTGGCGACAATGCGTTTGTCGGCAGCAATGTCAATCTGATTGCGCCGGTTAAAATCGGCAGCGGCGCCTATGTAGTGGCCGGCTCGACCATTACCCATGACGTCGGGGAGAACGATTTGGCGATCGCGAGAGAACGCCAGATAACCAAACCGGAATATGCCAATGTGTTAAGAGCGCGCATAAAAGAGCGCACCGTCAATAGCCGGGACGAGAAACAAAAGTAAAAAGAGCGCGGTTGTAAAAGGTGCCGTTGATTTTCACATAGTGCGGCGAAATGTTTTCCACAAAACCGATGTCGCTATGCTGCTTGTCCAGGTAAATCTGAATGGGAACTTCGTGCAAGATGTGATCCTGGAAATGATCATCGTTCGTCAAAACCTGACCGTTCACATACATGGCGTTTCACCTTCTTTGAAAAATTTTCATTCTATAATTAGGACAATCGAACAGGAGAAAACGTTGCATTTGCGTCCGAATTTGCCAAATTTTTATTGATTTTGTCGGGGGTACGGACATGAAATGGTTTGTCGGATTGGGCAATCCGGGGAATAAGTATAGCGATACGCGGCATAATGTCGGATTTATGGCGCTTGACCGCTTTGCGCGAAAGTGGGGAATCGACTTTAAAGAAAGCCGGTTTAAAGGCGAGCTTGGCGAAGGCATCGTCCACGGCGTCAAAACGGTGCTGATCAAACCGCAGACGTTTATGAATTTGTCGGGAGAGTCGCTTCGCGCCTACCGCGATTATATGAAGGCGGATATTGCCGATCTCATTGTGGTTTATGACGATATGGACACGGAAGTGGGCTGCATCCGCCTGCGCAAGCAGGGCGGCCCGGGCGGGCACAACGGCATCAAGTCGATCATTCAGCATCTCGGCACGGAACAGTTTGACCGCATTCGCATCGGCATATCCCGTCCATCTCCCGGAGTGGCCATGCCGGATTATGTGCTTTCGCCATTCGCCAGGTCGGAACAGGCCCGCATAAGCGGAGCGTTGGATCTGGCCGCCAACGCGCTTGAGGCGGCGCTAACGGAACCGTTTGACAAGGTCATGGCGCAATTCAACAAAAAAAGCGTCTAATCCGGGCCCCAAATGGCCATACTGGAAATGGGCATAGTTTGCATCCGGGAGGCATACATATGGCAGTAAATTATATTTGCCGGCATTGCCATACGCTTATTGGCCGCATTGAAGACGCGCAAGTCAGCGAGATGCAGCTGGGGTTTCATTTCTTGACCCCCGGCGAGCGCAGGGATATAATTACCTATGACCAATACGGGGGCGTCTCAGTCAAAGTTGTTTGCGACTTCTGCAAGGATGCTCTGGATTACCATCCGGAATTATCGCTTTTGTCAACGCCGTTGCAATGACCGATCATGACCGGTTTTAAAAGGTTCGCAAACTAAGTTGGTTAACAGCCTTGGCTTGCTTCGCTGAGGCTTATTTCCTGTTGCATGTGCGAAAGGGTGTTGGAAAACATGAATTTGCTGCTTGCGGCGATTGCGCAAGAAGCGGATGTACAATCCGTCATTTCGGGCGTTCGCGCCGGTTTGAAAGAGCAGATGATTTCCGGCCTGGCGGGTTCGTCCCGGCAGGCTTTGCTGGCGGCTCTGGTTCAAGAATTGAACAGGCCGCTTTTGGTCGTGGCGCATAACATGTTTTCCGCCCAGAAAATAGCCGAAGATTTGGCGGAATGCGCCGGCGCGGAAGTTCTGCTGTATCCGGCCAACGAACTGATGATCGTGGAATCGGTTGCGGCAAGTCCGGAAACGCTGGCGCAGCGAATCGAAGTGTTGTCCCGTTTGGCCGCGGGTTTTCGCGGTATTGTCGTCGTGCCGTTTTCCGGGCTGCGCAAACTGCAGCCCGCAAAGGAAGCGTTTGCCTCCGCGAATTTGCAGTTGGCGGTCGGGGATGTCATGGATCCCGGAACGTGCGCGGCCCGTTTGCATGAATTGGGCTATGAACGTGTGGAAAAGACGGAAAATCGCGGCGAAATGAGCGTGCGCGGCGGCATCATCGATGTTTTCCCGCTTACGACCGAAAAAGGCTATCGGATCGAATGGTTTGACGATACCGTCGATTCGATCAGGTTGTTTGATGTGGCGGATCAACGCTCCGTGGAAAAAATCCGGTCGGTTCAAATTCCGCCCTGCAAGGAAATTATCGCCGAGCCGCGGCGGGCGCGAAATTGCGCGCAGCATGTCTATGAACGTTTGGAAGAGTATTTGGCAAAAATCGCGGATCGCAAGACGAAAGAAAAACTGCTTGCGGAAATCGGCAAAGATATCGAACTGTTGCGCGAAGGCGTTTGCTTCCGGGAAATCTATAAATATATTTCCTTTCTCTATCCCGAGCGGCAAACTTTGTTAGATTACATGCCCGACGACACGATTCTTGCGCTTGATGAGCCGGTGCGGCTGCAGGAAACAGCAAAGCAGCTGGAGCGCGAAGAAGCGGAAATGGTGACTTCGCTGTTGCAGGAAGGGAAGTTTCTGCCCGCTTTGCAATTAAGCAAAGATTATACTTCACTCATTCCGTTTTCCGGCATGCAAAAGCTCTACTTGTCTCTTTTTCTCCGCCAGGTTCAGCATGCGCAGCCGCAAAATATCGTGAATATCGTCAGCCGGTCGATGCAGCATTTTCATGGGCAAATGCATGTGCTGAAAGCGGAAATGGAACGGTGGGACAAGGCAGGCGCGAAAGTGATGATCGTGGCCGGCGGCGAGGAACGCGCCCAACGCGTGCGCCGTGTGCTGGAGGATTACAAGATCAAATTGCCCATTTTGCTGAACGGATATTTGCAGGCGGGATTTGAATTGCCGTCCATCAAGCTTGTTGTCATCACCGAAAACGAATTGTTTACGCAGAAACAACGAAAGGCGCGCAAAGTCGAACGCAAAATCGAAAACGCGGAACGGATCAAAAGCTACACGGATTTAAAAGTAGGCGACTATGTCGTGCACGTCAATCACGGCATCGGCAAATTTGTCGGCATCGGCACCCTGGAAATCGCCGGCATGCATAAAGATTACATTCATATCGTATATGCGGGCGGGGACAAGCTGTCCGTGCCGATCGACCAGATCGATATGGTGCAGAAATACATCGGCACCGACGATAAGGAGCCGAAGCTGTACAAACTTGGCGGCAATGAATGGCATCGCGTCAAAAATAAAGTCCGTTCGTCGGTAAAAGATATTGCCGGCGATTTAATCAAATTATACGCCCAGCGGATGGCTTCCACAGGTTACGCATTTGCCAAGGATACGCCGTACCAGAAAGATTTTGAGAGCATGTTTCCGTATGAGGAAACGCCCGATCAGCTGCGCGCGATTGAAGAGATCAAAAGAGATATGGAAAAGAGCCGGCCGATGGACCGCCTGCTTTGCGGAGATGTCGGTTACGGCAAGACGGAAGTGGCGATCCGCGCGGCGTTTAAAGCCGCGATTGAGGGAAAACAGGTAGCGGTGCTCGTGCCGACGACGATTTTGGCGCAGCAGCATTTTGAAACGTTCCGCGAGCGGTTTTCCGGCTTTCCGATGCGCATCGAAGTGATCAGCCGTTTTCGCTCCAAAAAGCAACAGACGGAAATTGTCAAGGGCATCAAAAACGGCACGGTGGATATCATCATCGGCACGCACAGGCTGCTATCCTCCGATGTGCGGTTCAAGGATTTGGGCCTTTTGATCGTCGACGAAGAGCAGCGGTTCGGCGTTACGCATAAAGAAAAGCTGAAGCGGCTGAAGGCCAATGTCGATGTGTTGACGCTGACGGCGACGCCGATTCCCCGCACCTTGCACATGTCCATGCTGGGCGTGCGGGATTTGTCGATTATCGAAACTCCGCCGGAAAACCGGTACCCGGTGCAAACGTACGTCGTCGAATACAGCAATTCGCTCGTACGCGAAGCGATCGAACGGGAATTGGCGCGCAACGGCCAGGTTTACGTGTTGTACAACCGCGTGCAGGGCATCCAGTCGATTGCCGAACGCATTTCAACGCTTGTGCCGGAAGCCAGAGTGGCGGTTGGTCACGGGCAAATGTCCGAACAGGAACTGGAGAAGACAATTCTTGATTTTCTTGACGGCGAATACGACGTGTTGGTCAGCACGACGATTATTGAAACCGGCGTCGATATCCCCAATGTAAATACGCTGATCCTGTTCGATGCGGATAAAATGGGGCTATCCCAGCTATACCAGCTGCGCGGCAGAGTAGGCCGTTCCAACCGCATCGCTTATGCCTATTTCACTTATGAGCGCGATAAAGTGCTGTCGGAAGTTTCCGAGAAACGCCTGGAAGCGATCAAGCAGTTTACCGAGCTCGGATCCGGGTTTAAAATCGCCATGCGCGATTTGGCCATCCGCGGAGCGGGGAATTTGCTGGGCGCCGAGCAGCATGGTTTTATCGCATCGGTCGGATTTGATTTGTATTCGCAAATGCTCGCCGACGAAATCAAGTCCTTAAAATCGGAAATGGAAGGCGAACAAGCGCCGCCCGTGGAAATCAACACGCAGATCGACATCCAGCTTGACGCTTATATCCCGT is a window from the Bacilli bacterium genome containing:
- the pth gene encoding aminoacyl-tRNA hydrolase; amino-acid sequence: MKWFVGLGNPGNKYSDTRHNVGFMALDRFARKWGIDFKESRFKGELGEGIVHGVKTVLIKPQTFMNLSGESLRAYRDYMKADIADLIVVYDDMDTEVGCIRLRKQGGPGGHNGIKSIIQHLGTEQFDRIRIGISRPSPGVAMPDYVLSPFARSEQARISGALDLAANALEAALTEPFDKVMAQFNKKSV
- a CDS encoding anti-sigma-F factor Fin family protein, translating into MAVNYICRHCHTLIGRIEDAQVSEMQLGFHFLTPGERRDIITYDQYGGVSVKVVCDFCKDALDYHPELSLLSTPLQ
- the mfd gene encoding transcription-repair coupling factor codes for the protein MNLLLAAIAQEADVQSVISGVRAGLKEQMISGLAGSSRQALLAALVQELNRPLLVVAHNMFSAQKIAEDLAECAGAEVLLYPANELMIVESVAASPETLAQRIEVLSRLAAGFRGIVVVPFSGLRKLQPAKEAFASANLQLAVGDVMDPGTCAARLHELGYERVEKTENRGEMSVRGGIIDVFPLTTEKGYRIEWFDDTVDSIRLFDVADQRSVEKIRSVQIPPCKEIIAEPRRARNCAQHVYERLEEYLAKIADRKTKEKLLAEIGKDIELLREGVCFREIYKYISFLYPERQTLLDYMPDDTILALDEPVRLQETAKQLEREEAEMVTSLLQEGKFLPALQLSKDYTSLIPFSGMQKLYLSLFLRQVQHAQPQNIVNIVSRSMQHFHGQMHVLKAEMERWDKAGAKVMIVAGGEERAQRVRRVLEDYKIKLPILLNGYLQAGFELPSIKLVVITENELFTQKQRKARKVERKIENAERIKSYTDLKVGDYVVHVNHGIGKFVGIGTLEIAGMHKDYIHIVYAGGDKLSVPIDQIDMVQKYIGTDDKEPKLYKLGGNEWHRVKNKVRSSVKDIAGDLIKLYAQRMASTGYAFAKDTPYQKDFESMFPYEETPDQLRAIEEIKRDMEKSRPMDRLLCGDVGYGKTEVAIRAAFKAAIEGKQVAVLVPTTILAQQHFETFRERFSGFPMRIEVISRFRSKKQQTEIVKGIKNGTVDIIIGTHRLLSSDVRFKDLGLLIVDEEQRFGVTHKEKLKRLKANVDVLTLTATPIPRTLHMSMLGVRDLSIIETPPENRYPVQTYVVEYSNSLVREAIERELARNGQVYVLYNRVQGIQSIAERISTLVPEARVAVGHGQMSEQELEKTILDFLDGEYDVLVSTTIIETGVDIPNVNTLILFDADKMGLSQLYQLRGRVGRSNRIAYAYFTYERDKVLSEVSEKRLEAIKQFTELGSGFKIAMRDLAIRGAGNLLGAEQHGFIASVGFDLYSQMLADEIKSLKSEMEGEQAPPVEINTQIDIQLDAYIPSDYIYDSMQKIEVYKRVVAIQRVEEAEELYEELVDRFGDLPQPVETLLAVARIKALGKEFFVESIAVKGAEAILKIHESQNALINGQKLFELGNRLRNKMRLISGLKIQIALNIAGMKPEETIAFIEQFLLQYREVVNPKGELENVAK